The following proteins are encoded in a genomic region of Bradyrhizobium sp. SK17:
- a CDS encoding MFS transporter → MPKSSAQFLFLGTMLAAAGYGATFLLSAYFRANGGSDLDTGTTLGAAMIGTFVGVPLVGWFSGRFDAARMSAIAACAVGCGFLLLAASAGGTLAMSLTSGFLIGLGWGMFYVGAPMSLSERVTDRDRGFWFTRFGAFQMAGIGGGPLVLNLAVDQAGLSIAATFRLVGIACLVAGLSLWMFSTMAPGARRSSSLRSWVRPISVIARSPSVRPILMVGFGACAFSGLLTFQSSLVAGTSAKASTFFAVYAITVVAARLLFARILASLPQRRLAEGLLVSMTLGVVAMFGVGIHPAFQILSAVLTGIGYGLVYTVIQTWAVNDTDARYRHAALTWFVLSYFIGIFGFPVIGGWLLVNLGRNAFLGALLAAALSELAILYSGSEKASGGVRTNSTTA, encoded by the coding sequence ATGCCGAAATCATCCGCACAGTTCCTGTTTCTTGGCACCATGCTCGCCGCGGCCGGCTACGGCGCGACATTCCTGTTGTCGGCCTACTTCCGCGCAAACGGCGGCAGCGACCTCGACACCGGCACCACGCTTGGTGCCGCGATGATCGGAACCTTCGTCGGCGTGCCGCTTGTCGGCTGGTTCTCGGGACGTTTCGACGCCGCGCGCATGAGCGCGATCGCCGCATGCGCTGTCGGGTGTGGCTTCCTGCTGCTTGCCGCCAGCGCTGGCGGCACTCTGGCGATGTCTCTGACGTCCGGTTTCCTGATCGGCCTGGGCTGGGGCATGTTCTATGTTGGCGCACCGATGTCGCTTTCGGAGCGCGTGACGGATCGCGATCGCGGCTTCTGGTTCACGCGCTTCGGCGCCTTCCAGATGGCCGGCATCGGGGGAGGCCCGCTCGTTCTCAACCTGGCGGTCGATCAGGCAGGGCTCTCCATCGCGGCAACTTTTCGGCTGGTTGGCATTGCCTGTCTGGTTGCGGGGCTGTCGCTCTGGATGTTCTCGACGATGGCCCCGGGCGCGCGGCGTTCATCGTCGCTCCGTTCCTGGGTCCGCCCGATCAGCGTCATTGCGCGAAGCCCATCCGTCCGTCCGATCCTGATGGTCGGGTTTGGCGCCTGCGCGTTTTCCGGCCTCTTGACCTTCCAATCGTCACTCGTCGCGGGGACATCGGCGAAGGCCTCAACCTTCTTTGCCGTCTATGCCATCACGGTGGTTGCTGCACGTCTGCTGTTTGCCCGTATCCTGGCATCGCTGCCGCAGAGGCGGCTTGCAGAGGGGTTGCTGGTTTCGATGACGCTTGGTGTGGTGGCGATGTTCGGCGTCGGCATCCATCCGGCGTTTCAAATCCTGTCCGCAGTCCTCACCGGCATTGGGTATGGTCTGGTTTACACCGTCATCCAGACCTGGGCGGTTAACGACACAGACGCAAGATACCGCCACGCCGCACTCACCTGGTTCGTGCTGTCATACTTCATCGGCATCTTCGGATTTCCTGTCATCGGGGGATGGCTGCTGGTGAATCTGGGCCGCAACGCCTTTCTGGGCGCGCTGCTTGCCGCCGCACTGTCAGAGTTGGCGATCCTCTACAGCGGAAGCGAAAAGGCCAGCGGCGGGGTGCGGACAAACTCGACGACCGCCTGA
- a CDS encoding CDGSH iron-sulfur domain-containing protein — protein MTDSSSARGPHDEQQPRKRIIVRRNGPYEPEPGIAIVDHLGVPVATEAPARLCRCGQSRTKPFCDDSHAARGFTDAKDARRVPDKLDVYAGQQAHVFDNRGSCAHSGFCTDRLNSVFHVGEEPFVAPSGARLDDLINAVRRCPSGALGIGIGPAREANLSDVSRPPQIEVSKDGPYRVTGDVELIDEDGAPIARNAGASREHASLCRCGASLNKPFCSGMHWNVAFHDPVPDPMREPTLFEWAGGYPALLDMTRIFYSRYVPEDPLLGPLFAEMSPDHPERVAAWLSEVFGGPRFYTERYGGYRRMVSQHIGKEIRPEQRALWATYMVQSADDAGLPSDPEFRAAFVAYIEWGSRIAVENSGAGAKPPPNMPVPRWWWVCNATPAARPPAIADDAQDTNDISVTLPGPGETVRFEPHIRPLFRPMDRNSMLFAFDLWNEADVTRHAPQILARLEAGTMPCDGAWPAERIALFARWAEAIAPR, from the coding sequence ATGACAGACAGCAGCTCCGCCCGAGGCCCACACGACGAGCAACAGCCGCGCAAACGCATCATCGTCAGACGCAACGGCCCTTACGAACCCGAGCCCGGCATTGCGATCGTCGACCATCTCGGTGTGCCTGTTGCAACCGAGGCGCCGGCGCGGCTGTGCCGCTGCGGCCAATCGCGGACAAAACCGTTCTGCGACGACAGCCACGCCGCGCGCGGCTTCACCGACGCCAAGGATGCGCGGCGGGTGCCCGACAAGCTCGATGTCTATGCCGGACAGCAGGCCCATGTGTTCGACAATCGAGGCAGCTGCGCGCATTCCGGCTTCTGCACCGACCGGCTCAATTCCGTGTTTCACGTCGGCGAGGAGCCCTTCGTCGCGCCGAGCGGCGCACGCCTCGATGACCTCATCAATGCGGTGCGCCGATGCCCATCGGGCGCGCTCGGCATCGGCATCGGCCCGGCGCGCGAGGCCAATTTGTCGGATGTCAGCCGGCCGCCGCAGATCGAAGTGTCGAAGGACGGCCCCTATCGCGTCACCGGTGATGTCGAACTGATCGATGAGGACGGTGCGCCGATCGCACGAAACGCCGGTGCGTCGCGGGAGCATGCCAGCCTGTGCCGCTGCGGCGCGTCGCTGAACAAGCCGTTTTGCAGCGGCATGCACTGGAACGTGGCGTTTCATGATCCCGTTCCCGATCCGATGCGCGAGCCGACGCTGTTCGAATGGGCCGGCGGCTATCCGGCGCTGCTCGACATGACGCGGATCTTCTACAGCCGCTACGTGCCGGAGGATCCCTTGCTCGGCCCGCTGTTCGCGGAGATGTCGCCGGATCATCCCGAACGGGTCGCGGCCTGGCTCAGCGAGGTGTTCGGCGGGCCGCGCTTCTACACCGAACGCTATGGCGGCTATCGGCGGATGGTGTCGCAACATATCGGCAAGGAGATCAGGCCGGAGCAGCGCGCGCTGTGGGCGACCTACATGGTGCAGAGTGCCGACGACGCCGGGCTGCCGTCCGATCCGGAATTCCGCGCCGCCTTCGTCGCCTATATCGAATGGGGTTCGCGGATCGCGGTGGAGAATTCCGGCGCCGGCGCGAAGCCGCCGCCGAACATGCCGGTGCCGCGCTGGTGGTGGGTCTGCAACGCGACGCCCGCCGCGCGGCCGCCCGCCATCGCGGACGATGCGCAGGACACGAACGACATCAGCGTCACGCTGCCCGGCCCCGGTGAGACCGTGCGATTCGAACCGCACATCCGGCCGCTATTCCGGCCGATGGACCGCAATTCGATGCTGTTCGCCTTCGACCTCTGGAACGAGGCCGACGTGACGCGGCACGCTCCGCAGATCCTCGCGCGCCTCGAGGCCGGCACGATGCCGTGCGACGGCGCGTGGCCGGCCGAGCGGATCGCCCTGTTCGCACGCTGGGCCGAAGCGATTGCGCCGAGGTGA
- a CDS encoding RidA family protein codes for MSIQRFETGPRMSQAVVHGNTVYLAGVVAGKAAGGSVTDQTKDILSIIDGHLAKAGTDKSKLLSATIYITDMKTFPEMNAVWDQWVSQGNTPARATVEAKLAAPQYNVEIMVVAAK; via the coding sequence ATGAGCATTCAGCGTTTCGAAACCGGCCCGCGCATGAGCCAGGCCGTGGTGCACGGCAACACCGTCTATCTGGCCGGCGTCGTCGCTGGCAAGGCCGCCGGCGGCAGCGTCACCGACCAGACCAAGGACATCCTGTCGATCATCGACGGCCACCTCGCCAAGGCCGGCACCGACAAGTCGAAGCTGCTCAGCGCGACCATCTACATCACCGACATGAAGACGTTCCCGGAGATGAACGCGGTGTGGGACCAGTGGGTCTCCCAGGGCAACACCCCGGCCCGCGCCACCGTCGAGGCCAAGCTCGCGGCGCCGCAGTACAATGTCGAGATCATGGTTGTCGCGGCGAAGTAA
- a CDS encoding aromatic ring-hydroxylating dioxygenase subunit alpha has protein sequence MADDDGIFLRNAWYVAALNHELIDGKKLARTILERPIVIYRGASGKVVALDDRCCHRAAPLSMGRVEGDDIRCMYHGMKFAADGKCIQIPGQDAIPAKLGVRSYPVVERYNMIFIWTGDPEKADPKLILDYPPLEDPTWRGLPGYMHYKANWLLIVDNLSDFAHLAFVHTNTLGGSEEYAYKTKPVAIEKLDDGFRVERWHMGADAPPYHKKVISNRDDMVDRRNVGRMIVPGIFTLDTMFAPAGQGAEKGVQVPGTRQYRNAQFMTPETRSSTHFFWNYLHDFDIGDPNIALSLRYSLEEAFNEDKDFIEAQQKVLDADPDYQLLAIGADAPLTYFRWLFARRLDAEKGTARAA, from the coding sequence TTGGCTGACGACGACGGAATTTTCCTGCGCAACGCCTGGTACGTGGCGGCGCTGAATCACGAGCTGATCGACGGCAAAAAGCTGGCGCGCACCATCCTGGAGCGGCCGATCGTGATCTATCGCGGCGCCAGCGGAAAGGTGGTCGCGCTCGACGACCGTTGCTGCCATCGCGCCGCGCCGCTCTCGATGGGCCGGGTCGAGGGCGATGACATCAGGTGCATGTATCACGGCATGAAGTTCGCGGCCGACGGCAAGTGCATCCAGATCCCCGGCCAGGACGCGATCCCCGCCAAGCTCGGCGTGCGCAGCTATCCCGTGGTCGAGCGCTACAACATGATCTTCATCTGGACCGGCGATCCCGAGAAGGCCGATCCGAAGCTGATCCTCGACTATCCGCCGCTGGAAGATCCCACATGGCGCGGCCTGCCGGGCTACATGCACTACAAGGCCAACTGGCTCCTGATCGTCGACAATCTCAGCGATTTCGCGCATCTCGCTTTCGTGCACACCAACACGCTGGGCGGTTCGGAGGAATATGCCTACAAGACCAAGCCGGTCGCGATCGAGAAGCTGGACGACGGTTTCCGCGTCGAGCGCTGGCACATGGGCGCCGATGCGCCGCCCTACCACAAGAAGGTGATCTCCAACCGGGACGACATGGTCGATCGCCGCAATGTCGGCCGCATGATCGTGCCAGGTATCTTCACGCTCGATACCATGTTCGCGCCGGCCGGGCAGGGCGCGGAGAAGGGCGTCCAGGTTCCGGGCACGCGGCAATACCGCAACGCGCAGTTCATGACGCCGGAGACGCGCTCCTCGACGCACTTCTTCTGGAACTATCTGCACGATTTCGATATCGGCGACCCGAACATCGCGCTGTCGCTGCGGTACTCCCTGGAGGAGGCCTTCAACGAGGACAAGGACTTCATCGAGGCGCAGCAGAAGGTGCTCGACGCCGATCCGGATTATCAGTTGCTGGCGATCGGCGCCGACGCGCCGCTGACCTACTTCCGCTGGTTGTTTGCGCGCAGGCTCGATGCGGAGAAGGGCACGGCGCGCGCCGCATAG
- a CDS encoding helix-turn-helix domain-containing protein: MIRKTKRKYGCPVEFSIDQLSGKWKTVILSRLKLRPMRYGELRHDIPQLSDKVLTERLRDLCNSGFVKQERGGGSSRYCLTKRGEMLKPMLQALYDWGEANADTFGVRFASAEAE, translated from the coding sequence ATGATCCGCAAGACCAAGCGCAAATATGGTTGCCCGGTCGAGTTCTCGATCGATCAGCTCAGCGGCAAATGGAAGACCGTGATCTTGAGCCGGCTGAAGCTCCGCCCGATGCGCTATGGCGAGTTGCGCCACGACATCCCGCAGCTCAGCGACAAGGTCCTGACCGAGCGCCTGCGCGATCTCTGCAATTCAGGCTTCGTCAAGCAGGAGCGCGGCGGCGGCTCCTCGCGCTACTGCCTGACCAAGCGCGGCGAGATGCTAAAGCCGATGCTGCAAGCGCTGTACGACTGGGGCGAGGCCAACGCCGACACGTTCGGCGTCCGCTTCGCGAGCGCGGAGGCGGAGTAG